The genomic DNA CCAGCGCGTCCCGTCCCGCACGGAACTCGAAGGACGTCGGCGGCATCAGGTCGCCGGTCCGCAGCAACTCGTCGGCGATGTACTCGGCGTACAACCAGGCCATGGGGACGGTGAGTTCACCGCCACCGGTGCCGTCCGTGCTCTCTTGACCTCTGTGCAGCATCCCTTCCTGCCTTCCTCCGGTGCGTGCGCGTCGCCCGGCCCGAGGCTCCGTCAGGAACCCCGAGCCCCCCAGTCCGGAACACGGATGAGGACAGCCGATTACTCAACCAGGGTCCCGAGCAAGGCGCTTTACGGAGGTTTGACCAATCAATTGGTTTCACCGCAGGTCGGCGGCATAACCCGGAAGCACCCGGCGCAGGGCGCGCAGCGCGTAGTACGCGCGGGACTTCACCGTACCGGGCGGAATCCCGAGTGCCGCCGCGGCCTCCGCCACACTCGCCCCGTGGAAATACACGAGCACCAGGACTTCACGGTGCTCCGGAGTGAGTGTCTTCACAGCCTCCCGCACATCGAGCGTCGCCGCCGACCGTTCCGCGTGATCGGCACAGACGCGTGCGTTCTCCAGCACCGCGTCCCCGACCTCGGGCGGTCGCGCCTGCCGGGCCCGGCGCGCGTCGATGGCGAGCCGCCGGCCCACCGTCAGCAGCCAGGGCCGTACGGACTCGAAGTCGTCGGCGCGCAGCGCCTCGGGGTGCTGCCACGCGCGGACCAGGGTCTCCTGGACGAGGTCCTCGGCGCGCTGGCGGTCGCCGTCGCAGAGCCGGAGCAGCAGCGCGAAGAGCGGCCTGCCGTGCTCGCGCTGCAGTGCGGCGAGCTCGTGCTCGGCGGTCGTTCCGTCTCTGAGCGTGGGTCCGGCCGTCATGGCCGTATGGCATCGCAGCGTGCGGCCCGGGGACAGGGCGCGCACAGGGGGGTGCGGCGGACGGTCGATCGCGTCGACGAACGGTGCGACGAACGGTCCGGGTCACCCGGCGATCCGCCGCACGCGCACACCGGACGGGTCATCGGAGGCCGGAAGTCGTTTGCGGGGGCGGTGAAGTTCATACCTATTGGTGGGTAAATATGACCACAGTGGGGTGAATTGATGATTGCACGCAGACGCCAGGTGGCCGTCGCCCTCGCGGGCCTTCTCACCGCGGCCGCCGCCTGCCAGGCCCAGCACCACGACTCGAAGGCGTCCGCCCGTCCGGCGCCGCCCGCTCCCCGCGGCTTCACCCTCGTCGCCGCCGGTGACATCCTCCCGCACAGCTCCGTCCTCGACCGGGCCCGCTTCGACGCCGGCGGCACCGGCTACGACTTCCGGCCGATGCTCTCCGCCGTCCAACCCCTCGTCTCCCGCGCCGATCTGGCGCTGTGTCACATCGAGAGCGTCTACGGCGACTCCACCGGTGGCGCGCCCCTCACGTCCCCGCCCGAGGAGGCCCAGGGCCTCGCGGCGACCGGTTACGACAGTTGCTCCACCGCGTCCGACCACAGCCTCGACCTCGGCGCCGCGGGCGTGCAACGCACGCTCGACACCCTCGACGGCGCCGGCGTACGGCACACGGGGACGGCGCGCACCGACGCCGAGGCGCGCGCGGTCACCCTGCTGCGCGCCGGTCCGGCGAAGGTCGCCCAGCTCGCCTACACCGCCGACACGAACGGTGTCCCGCTCCCGCAGGGCGAGCCCTGGTCCGTCAACCTCCTCGACCCCGCCCGCGTCGTCGCCGACGCCCGGGCCGCCCGCCGCGCGGGCGCCGACGTGGTCGTCGTCTCCCTGCGCTGGGGCACGCCGGGCCAGGACGCGCCCGACCCGCGACAACTGGAGCTGGCCAGGGAACTCACCGCCGCCCGCACCGACGGCCGCCCCGACATCGACCTCATCCTCGGCACCCACGCCCGCACCCCGCAGGCGTACGAGAAGGTCAACGGCACCTGGGTGGTCTACGGACTCGGCGACCAGATCACCGGCGAGATGTACGACAACGCGGGCACCCAGGACCCCGGCGGCAACCTGAGCACCATCGGCCGCTTCACCTTCGTACCGCCCGCCCGGCCCGGAGGGCGCTGGGAGGTGACCCGGGCCGAGTTCGTCCCGCAGTTGTTCGACATCGACGCGGGCCGGGTCGTCGACGTCAACCGGGCGATCGGCCAGGGCGCCGACCTGACCGGCGACCGCGACCGCATCCGCGAGGTGGTGCTCAGCCGGGGCGCGGCGAAGGACGGGCTGGTGATGGGGAAGTAGCGGACGGTCAGTCCACGTCCACGTGGTCGAAGGTCCTGAGGATCTCGGTGAGCACCCGTACGCACGCGCTGAGGTCGGCGTCGGTCAGATCGCCGCCGACCTGGCGGTTCAGGTGGTGCTCGCGGCCGAGGACGGACGTGATGACGGCGCGGCCCTCCTCCGTGAGCCGGATCAGGGAGGACCGCTGGTGTGCGGGGTTGGGTGTGGCCTCCACCCAGCCGTGGACCGACGCCTCGTTGACCATGCGCTGCACGAACTGCCGGCTCAGGGCCTGGGCCCGGCCCATCTGGGGCACCGTCATGGGCCCGTGCTGTCGCAGCAGGTCCAGTACGGCGCGTACGCCGACGGAGACCCCCTCGACCGGTTCGCCCTGCTCGACCTTGCGCAGGGCGCGCCGGTAGAGCGGGCCCACCAGATCGAACACCTCGGTGAGGCGATGGCCGAGTTCGTCGGGGGAGAGGGGAGGGGGGAGGGGAGCGGAGTCGTTCACGGCCACATCATGACACCTGGGTTGCCAAACCCATGTCCAAGATGACACCTTGGTTGTCATGACGGCTGCTTCGGAACTGAGCTTCTTCGCATCTGCCGACGGGGACCTGGCCTACCGCGACGTGGGCACCGGCGCCCCCGTGGTCCTCCTCCACTCCGGCTTCGCCGACCACCGCGTCTTCGACGACCAACTACCGGCCCTCACCCCCGACTTCCACGTCATCGCCCCCGACATCCGGGGCCACGGCTTCTCGGCCAACGCGAGCAGACCGTTCCGCTGGGCCGACGACCTGGGGAGCCTCCTGCGCCACCTCGACCTCGGGCCGGCGGTCCTGGTCGGCCTGTCGATGGGCGCGGCCGTAGCGACCGACACCGCGCTGGAGCACCCCGAACTGGTCCGCGCGATCGTCGTCGGCGGCGGCGGGACCAGCGCGTTCGAGTACAAGGACCCGCAACTGCTGGAGCACACGGCCCGCGCCGGTCAACTGCTCTGCGCGGGCGACATCGAGGGCTGGCTGGACCACTTCCCCGAAGGCGTGGCAGGCCCGCGTCGCACGCCGGACGAGGTCGACCCAGTGGTCCTGCGACGCCTGCGTGAACTGACCGCCCACACGATCTCCAAGCACACACCGGGCGAGAAGGACTGGTACGTCCCCTTGGACGACCCCTGGCCCCGCGTCCCGAAACTCGACGTCCCCGTCCTCGCCATCCACGGCGCCCTCGACTGGCCCGACAGCCTCGCCATGGCCCAGCGCTTCGCCGACACGGTCCCGAACGGCCGCGCCGTGACGATCGAGGGCGTCGGCCACTACCCGAACATGGAGAAGCCGGAACGCTTCAACGAGATCCTGACGGACTTTCTCGGCACGCTCTGACTGAGCGAGGCGACGGGCCGACCAGGGCGCAACCGCCGGCTGTCACGGGCACGACCGGCTATGGCACGCCCGCCGACGGCTACGGCGTCACCTCCCCACCTTCACCATCTACAGCACGGTCGCCGGTGGCTACGGCGTTACCGCCCGGCTCCGGCCCCATCGCCACCGGCTATGGCATGCCCCCGGCGGTTACGGCGTCGCCGCCGGGCCACGGAGCGGCCGCTGGTGGCTAGGGCGTCACCGCCCAGCCACCGCCCCACCCCCACCGGCTACCGCACGACCGCCGGGCGGTCACGGCATCACCGCCGGGCCACGGCCCAACCGTCACCGGCGACGGCATCACCGCCCCCCGCCCAACCGCCGGAGGCTACGGCACCACCGTCACCGGCCACCGCCCCGCCTTCACCAACCGCACCGCCACCGACCCGATGATCCGGTGCCCCGCCTGTTCCGACGCGCCGACGATGACCGCGTCGGCCTTGAGCTGGTCGGCCGCCTTGACCAGCCCGCCGTAGGGATCGCCGCGGAAGGTGTGGAACTCCCAGCGGATGTCGAATATCCCCTTCACGCGCTCGGTCTCGTGGCGGATCTGCGCGACGAGGTTCTCGGCGATCTCGTCGGTCGTGTCGGCGACCGGTGCCCCCATGGCCGCGCCCGCCGCCAGCACCGGCTGCACGTACACCATCGCGAGCAGCGCGCCCTGACGCCTGGCCAGGCCCGCGGCATATGCCGCCGCCCGGAGCGAGGAGTCGGAGCCGTCCACTCCGGCCACGATCACCTTGGGCCCGTCCGTGCCTCGCTCGAACTGAGTTGAGTGCTGTTCCGTCACGGCCGTGAGGCTATCGGAACCAGCAGGTCCCGAACCCGCCCGGGAGCGCTCGACGGGCGCGCCGCCCGCCCTGTTCCTACAGTCGGAACCATGACTGCCACCGCGGAGGCCGCCAGGTCCAAGGACACCAAGGGTCCGATACGACCGCCCGGCAACGGCTTCCTCAGCAGGGTGCCCGAGGGCTTCGCGACCTTCTTCGGCGCCCTCGGCCTGCTCTGCGTCCTGCTCGCCCTCATCGCCCCGCTGCGCCGCGTACTGCGCCCGGTGGTCCGCTTCCTCGACCTGCTGATCGTCCCTGTCAGCGCCAACCTCGCCTACGCCGTCTTCCTCTTCCTGCTGGCCGCCGCGACCGCCGCCCGCAAGAAGATCGCCTGGTGGCTGGTCGTCGTCTATCTGGGCCTGCTCGTCCTGACCGACATCCTCGGCGTGGCCCTCGGCCTGTACGCCGAGTCCCTCCCGTCGCTCATCGTGTGCGCCCTGCTGCTGGTCCTGCTGATCGTGGCCCGCAGCCAGTTCTACGCCGCCTCCCGCCGCGCGGCCGTCCGGCGGGCCCTCGCCGTCCTCCTCGCCGGACTCGCCGTGGCGATCCTCGCCGGCTGGGGACTGGTCGCCCTGTTCCCCGGCACCCTGCCCACGAGCCAGCACCTGGGCTGGGCCGCCGACCGGGTCTGCGGCGGCCTGGTCTCCGGCCGCTCCTTCGACGGGCGCCCGCCCCGCGCCCTGTTCTTCCTCCTCGGCCTGTTCGGCGCGCTCGCCCTCCTCAACGCGGCCACCGTCCTCTTCCGCTCCCAACGCCTCGAAGCGGCCCTGCACGGCGACGAGGAGGACCGCATCCGCGCCCTCCTGACGGCCTACGGCGGCCAGGACTCCCTCGGCTACTTCGCCACCCGGCGCGACAAGGCCGTCGTCTTCTCGCCCAGCGGCAAGGCCGCCGTCACCTACCGCGTCGAGGCCGGCGTCTGCCTCGCCAGCGGCGACCCCGTCGGCGACCGCGAGGCCTGGCCGCACGCCATCGCCGCCTGGCTCGACCTGGCCCGCCGCCACGGCTGGGCCCCGGCTGTGATGGGCGCCTCCGAGGACGGCGCGAAAGCCTTGGCCCGCGCGGGACTTGGTGCCCTCCAACTCGGCGACGAGGCCATCCTGCACGTCGCCGACTTCGACCTCGCCGGCCGCGACATGCGCGTCACCCGCCAGGCCGTGAGCCGCGTCCGCCGCACCGGTGCCACCTGCCGCATCCGCCGCCACGCCACCCTCACCGACGCGGAGATGGAGGAGATCGTCGACCGCGCCGACACCTGGCGCGACACCGAGACCGAACGCGGCTTCTCCATGGCCCTGGACCGCCTCGGCGACCCGGCCGACGGCGACTGCCTCCTCGTCGAAGCGCTCGGCGAGGACGGCAAGTTGCTCGCCCTGCTCTCCCTCGTCCCCTGGGGCACCGACGGCGTCTCCCTCGACCTGATGCGCCGCGACCGCACCGCGCCCAACGGCGTCATGGAGTTCATGGTCGCGGAACTCTGCGTCACCGCACCGAAGTTGGGCGTCCACCGGATCTCCCTCAACTTCGCCGTGTTCCGCTCGGCCTTCGAGGAGGGCGCCCGCATCGGCGCGGGTCCCGTGCTCCGGCTGTGGCGCCGCCTGCTCCTGTTCTTCTCCAAGTGGTGGCAGTTGGAGGCCCTTTACCGCTCCAACGCCAAGTACCAGCCCGAGTGGTACCCCCGCTTCATCTGCTACGGCGAGACCGCCTCCCTCGCCCGCATCAGCCTCGCCTCCGGCATCGCCGAGGGCTTCGTCTCCGTACCGTCGCTGCGCCAACTCTGGGGAAAGGGGCACCAGAAGAGCGGCCCGCGGCCCGCGACCACCGCGGACCTGCCGCCCCTGTCGGCGCTAGGCCTCGGCGGCGAGGACGAGGCCGACGGCCCGGAGAGCGGACTGCCCGAACAGGTCCGCGTCCGGCACCACAAGCTCGACCGCCTCCGCGCGGCCGGCATCGACCCCTACCCGGTCGGCGTCCCGCAACGCACCCACACCCTCGCCGAGGTCCGCGCGGGGGACCAAGTCACCGTCGCCGGGCGGGTGATGCTCGTGCGCGACCTCGGCGGCATCGTCTTCCTCACCCTGCGCGACTGGTCCGGCGACCACCAACTCGCCCTCACCCGCGCCGGGTCGGGCCCGGGCCTCGACCGCTTCGTCACGGACACCGACATCGGCGACCACATCACCGCCACCGGCCGCGCGGGCACCAGCGACAAGGGCGAACCCACCGTCTTCGTCACCTCCTGGCAGCTCACCGGAAAGTGCCTGCGCCCGCTGCCCGACAAACACCGCGGCCTCACCGACCCCGAGGCCAAGGTCCGCATGCGCTACCTCGACCTCGTCGCCAGCCCCGCCGCCTGTGACGTCGTCCGCGCCCGCTCCACCGCCGTACAGGCCCTGCGCCAGGGCCTGTTGGAGCGCGGCTACCTGGAGGTCGAGACCCCGATGCTCCAGCAGATCCACGGCGGCGCCAACGCCCGCCCCTTCACCACCCACATCAACGCCTACGACCTCGACCTGTATCTGCGCATCGCCCCCGAGCTGTACCTCAAACGCCTCTGCGTCGGCGGCCTGGAGAAGGTCTTCGAGATGGGCCGCACCTTCCGCAACGAGGGCGTCTCCTACAAGCACAACCCCGAGTTCACGATGCTGGAGGCCTACCAGGCGTACGCCGACTACGACGTGATGCTCGACCTCGTCCGCGAACTGATCCAGGGCGCGGCCACCGCCGCCTTCGGCTCCGCCGTCGCCCGCAAGGACGGCGAGGAGTACGACATCTCCGGGGTCTGGCCGGTGAAGACCGTGCACGGCGCGATCTCCGAGGCGCTCGGCGAGGAGGTCGACGCCGACACCGACCTGGCCCGCCTGCACCGGCTGTGCGACCGCGCGGGCGTGCCGTACGGCGCCGACGACGGCCGCGGGGACGTCGTACTGGAGATGTACGAGCGGCTGGTGGAGGAGCCGACCCGGCTGCCGACCTTCTACAAGGACTTCCCGACCGACGTCTCCCCCCTCACCCGGCAGCACCGCACCGACCCGCGGCTCGCCGAACGCTGGGACCTGGTCGCCTTCGGCACCGAACTCGGCACCGCCTACTCCGAACTGACCGACCCCGTCGAACAGCGCCGCCGCCTCACCGCCCAGTCGCTGCTCGCCGCCGGGGGAGACCCCGAGGCGATGGAGCTCGACGAGGACTTCCTCGACGCCCTCGAATACGCGATGCCGCCCACCGGCGGACTCGGCATCGGCGTCGACCGACTCGTCATGTTCCTCACCGGTCTGACGATCCGTGAGACGCTGCCGTTCCCCCTCGTCCGGCGGCGCTGAGGGGACGAACACTGGGCCGGGCGGGTGTTTTCCTGCCGCCGCACCGGTGTTGCCGTGGGGCGGCGGTGTCTTCCCGGGCGACTGATGAGTCATGAAGAAGGATCAGTTGCTCACGCGCCGAGGAGCCCTGCTCGCCGGCGTCGCCGCCGTCGGGGCGGCCGGCACCGCCGGTCTGCTGTACTCCGGACTCTCGGACGACGCCCCGGCCCGGGTCACCGCCCCCGCCGCCGGGCCCCCACCGCGCCTCACGCGCAAGCCCTCCTCCTACCGCCTCCAGCCCGTGGCCGGATACGGCGCACCCCGCACCACCCCCGCCCATGTGCCGGTGCGGCACCAACCCTTCCTGCGCATGTCCGGACGCGGCAACACCATGGTCCTGACCTTCGACGACGGACCCGACCCCCGCTACACCCCGCACATCCTCGACACCCTCGCCGAGTACGACGTCCGCGCCACGTTCTTCGTGTGCGGCGAGATGGCCGACTGGAACCGCGACCTGCTGGCCCGGATGTCCGACGAGGGTCATGTCGTCGGCAACCACACCTGGTCCCACCCGCTGCTGACCAAGCTGACCCGGGGTCGGATCCGCTCCGAGATGGAACGCACCAGCGATGTCATCGAGGACGCCTACGGGGAACGCCCGCAGTGGTTCCGCGCCCCCTACGGCGCCTGGAACCGGGCCGCCTTCCAACTCGGCTCCGAGCTGGGCATGGAGCCTCTCGCCTGGACCGTCGACACCCTCGACTGGGACACCCCCGGCACCCGCCACATCGTCAACGCGGTCGAGGACGGCGCCGCTCCCGGCGTCGTGGTGCTCTCGCACGAC from Streptomyces sp. NBC_01478 includes the following:
- a CDS encoding polysaccharide deacetylase family protein; this translates as MKKDQLLTRRGALLAGVAAVGAAGTAGLLYSGLSDDAPARVTAPAAGPPPRLTRKPSSYRLQPVAGYGAPRTTPAHVPVRHQPFLRMSGRGNTMVLTFDDGPDPRYTPHILDTLAEYDVRATFFVCGEMADWNRDLLARMSDEGHVVGNHTWSHPLLTKLTRGRIRSEMERTSDVIEDAYGERPQWFRAPYGAWNRAAFQLGSELGMEPLAWTVDTLDWDTPGTRHIVNAVEDGAAPGVVVLSHDAGGDRTQSVKALREYLPHLLDSGYHMTLPRRRTTT
- a CDS encoding universal stress protein; amino-acid sequence: MTEQHSTQFERGTDGPKVIVAGVDGSDSSLRAAAYAAGLARRQGALLAMVYVQPVLAAGAAMGAPVADTTDEIAENLVAQIRHETERVKGIFDIRWEFHTFRGDPYGGLVKAADQLKADAVIVGASEQAGHRIIGSVAVRLVKAGRWPVTVVP
- a CDS encoding MarR family winged helix-turn-helix transcriptional regulator, which produces MNDSAPLPPPLSPDELGHRLTEVFDLVGPLYRRALRKVEQGEPVEGVSVGVRAVLDLLRQHGPMTVPQMGRAQALSRQFVQRMVNEASVHGWVEATPNPAHQRSSLIRLTEEGRAVITSVLGREHHLNRQVGGDLTDADLSACVRVLTEILRTFDHVDVD
- a CDS encoding CapA family protein, whose product is MIARRRQVAVALAGLLTAAAACQAQHHDSKASARPAPPAPRGFTLVAAGDILPHSSVLDRARFDAGGTGYDFRPMLSAVQPLVSRADLALCHIESVYGDSTGGAPLTSPPEEAQGLAATGYDSCSTASDHSLDLGAAGVQRTLDTLDGAGVRHTGTARTDAEARAVTLLRAGPAKVAQLAYTADTNGVPLPQGEPWSVNLLDPARVVADARAARRAGADVVVVSLRWGTPGQDAPDPRQLELARELTAARTDGRPDIDLILGTHARTPQAYEKVNGTWVVYGLGDQITGEMYDNAGTQDPGGNLSTIGRFTFVPPARPGGRWEVTRAEFVPQLFDIDAGRVVDVNRAIGQGADLTGDRDRIREVVLSRGAAKDGLVMGK
- a CDS encoding sigma-70 family RNA polymerase sigma factor translates to MTAGPTLRDGTTAEHELAALQREHGRPLFALLLRLCDGDRQRAEDLVQETLVRAWQHPEALRADDFESVRPWLLTVGRRLAIDARRARQARPPEVGDAVLENARVCADHAERSAATLDVREAVKTLTPEHREVLVLVYFHGASVAEAAAALGIPPGTVKSRAYYALRALRRVLPGYAADLR
- a CDS encoding alpha/beta fold hydrolase gives rise to the protein MTAASELSFFASADGDLAYRDVGTGAPVVLLHSGFADHRVFDDQLPALTPDFHVIAPDIRGHGFSANASRPFRWADDLGSLLRHLDLGPAVLVGLSMGAAVATDTALEHPELVRAIVVGGGGTSAFEYKDPQLLEHTARAGQLLCAGDIEGWLDHFPEGVAGPRRTPDEVDPVVLRRLRELTAHTISKHTPGEKDWYVPLDDPWPRVPKLDVPVLAIHGALDWPDSLAMAQRFADTVPNGRAVTIEGVGHYPNMEKPERFNEILTDFLGTL
- the lysX gene encoding bifunctional lysylphosphatidylglycerol synthetase/lysine--tRNA ligase LysX; translation: MTATAEAARSKDTKGPIRPPGNGFLSRVPEGFATFFGALGLLCVLLALIAPLRRVLRPVVRFLDLLIVPVSANLAYAVFLFLLAAATAARKKIAWWLVVVYLGLLVLTDILGVALGLYAESLPSLIVCALLLVLLIVARSQFYAASRRAAVRRALAVLLAGLAVAILAGWGLVALFPGTLPTSQHLGWAADRVCGGLVSGRSFDGRPPRALFFLLGLFGALALLNAATVLFRSQRLEAALHGDEEDRIRALLTAYGGQDSLGYFATRRDKAVVFSPSGKAAVTYRVEAGVCLASGDPVGDREAWPHAIAAWLDLARRHGWAPAVMGASEDGAKALARAGLGALQLGDEAILHVADFDLAGRDMRVTRQAVSRVRRTGATCRIRRHATLTDAEMEEIVDRADTWRDTETERGFSMALDRLGDPADGDCLLVEALGEDGKLLALLSLVPWGTDGVSLDLMRRDRTAPNGVMEFMVAELCVTAPKLGVHRISLNFAVFRSAFEEGARIGAGPVLRLWRRLLLFFSKWWQLEALYRSNAKYQPEWYPRFICYGETASLARISLASGIAEGFVSVPSLRQLWGKGHQKSGPRPATTADLPPLSALGLGGEDEADGPESGLPEQVRVRHHKLDRLRAAGIDPYPVGVPQRTHTLAEVRAGDQVTVAGRVMLVRDLGGIVFLTLRDWSGDHQLALTRAGSGPGLDRFVTDTDIGDHITATGRAGTSDKGEPTVFVTSWQLTGKCLRPLPDKHRGLTDPEAKVRMRYLDLVASPAACDVVRARSTAVQALRQGLLERGYLEVETPMLQQIHGGANARPFTTHINAYDLDLYLRIAPELYLKRLCVGGLEKVFEMGRTFRNEGVSYKHNPEFTMLEAYQAYADYDVMLDLVRELIQGAATAAFGSAVARKDGEEYDISGVWPVKTVHGAISEALGEEVDADTDLARLHRLCDRAGVPYGADDGRGDVVLEMYERLVEEPTRLPTFYKDFPTDVSPLTRQHRTDPRLAERWDLVAFGTELGTAYSELTDPVEQRRRLTAQSLLAAGGDPEAMELDEDFLDALEYAMPPTGGLGIGVDRLVMFLTGLTIRETLPFPLVRRR